A portion of the uncultured Bacteroides sp. genome contains these proteins:
- a CDS encoding endo-1,4-beta-xylanase: MRYSVKLLVPAIASSLLISCADSNILDYSVEQPAKLAQYEYLNNYDALKTYVDRNAHPNFKLGSGITVSDFLKKELVHGLACANYDELTAGNAMKYGSVVKNDGTMDFSQVTKFVEAAKGAGLSIYGHTLCWHSQQNTTYLNSLVNNLNNCLHINTPEAKANSWDWQINYQLVSAMKAGIKYTLKLRTKASSAIQIGFWPYTEGGSTQYESSIAAGGQWADVSVSFTANSALEKLQFVFGTFKGDLYFDDISLTAEGSTKNLVSNGSFDADNSAGWAMPSWQSYTFNIEGALDGSGAAPLTPEEKADTLTWAMEQWVKGMMNSCDGYVTAWDVVNEPLSGTDNDGDGLYDLQSVKNVSADDAKNNFYWQDYLGDDYARTAIKFARQYGPQNMKLFINDYNLESDWDDNKKLKSLIKWIERWESDAVTKIDGIGTQMHVSYYMNPTTQKSKEDHIVKMYELLKESGKLVKISELDMGIIDESGNTIKTANLTFEQQLLMADFYKFIIEKYFEIIPVAQQYGITHWSPTDSPENDSSWRKGEPIGLWDLNYSRKPVYGGFANGLAGKRVFTPSKE; encoded by the coding sequence ATGAGATACAGTGTGAAATTATTAGTTCCGGCAATTGCTTCATCTTTATTAATTTCATGTGCTGATAGCAATATACTGGATTATTCGGTTGAACAGCCTGCTAAGCTGGCTCAATATGAATACCTGAATAATTATGATGCATTAAAAACTTATGTTGACCGTAATGCCCATCCCAATTTCAAATTGGGATCTGGTATTACAGTTAGTGATTTTTTGAAGAAAGAGTTAGTACATGGTTTAGCTTGTGCAAATTATGATGAACTGACCGCTGGTAATGCCATGAAATATGGCTCTGTTGTAAAAAATGATGGCACTATGGATTTCTCGCAAGTTACAAAATTTGTAGAGGCCGCTAAAGGTGCCGGACTTTCTATTTACGGTCATACATTGTGCTGGCATTCGCAGCAGAATACCACATACCTGAATAGTCTCGTTAATAATCTTAATAATTGTTTGCACATAAATACTCCTGAAGCGAAAGCGAATAGTTGGGATTGGCAAATTAATTATCAGTTAGTTAGCGCTATGAAAGCAGGTATAAAATACACTTTGAAATTGCGTACTAAAGCCTCATCTGCTATTCAAATTGGATTTTGGCCTTATACTGAAGGTGGATCAACTCAATATGAATCAAGTATAGCAGCAGGTGGACAGTGGGCTGATGTTTCTGTTTCATTTACTGCTAATAGTGCTTTAGAGAAACTTCAATTTGTTTTTGGGACATTTAAAGGCGATCTTTATTTTGATGATATATCTCTAACAGCTGAAGGATCTACAAAAAACCTAGTTAGTAATGGATCTTTTGATGCGGATAACTCAGCTGGTTGGGCAATGCCAAGTTGGCAGTCTTATACGTTTAATATCGAAGGGGCTCTTGATGGATCAGGTGCTGCTCCATTGACTCCAGAGGAGAAGGCGGATACCCTGACATGGGCTATGGAGCAATGGGTTAAAGGAATGATGAATTCATGTGATGGCTATGTAACAGCATGGGATGTGGTAAATGAACCGTTATCAGGTACAGACAATGATGGTGATGGTTTGTATGATTTGCAATCAGTAAAGAATGTTTCTGCGGATGACGCAAAGAATAATTTTTATTGGCAAGATTATCTGGGAGATGATTATGCTCGTACGGCTATTAAATTCGCTCGACAATATGGTCCTCAGAATATGAAATTGTTTATCAATGATTATAATTTAGAATCTGACTGGGATGATAACAAGAAGTTGAAGAGTTTGATTAAATGGATTGAGCGTTGGGAAAGTGATGCTGTTACCAAGATCGATGGTATTGGCACTCAAATGCATGTCTCTTACTATATGAATCCTACGACTCAAAAGAGTAAAGAAGATCATATTGTAAAAATGTACGAGTTGTTGAAAGAGTCAGGTAAACTTGTGAAAATATCAGAGCTGGATATGGGCATCATTGATGAAAGCGGTAATACTATTAAAACTGCGAATCTTACTTTTGAACAGCAATTATTGATGGCTGATTTCTATAAATTTATAATAGAAAAGTACTTTGAGATTATCCCCGTTGCACAACAATATGGTATAACTCATTGGAGTCCAACTGATAGTCCTGAGAATGATTCATCGTGGAGAAAAGGAGAGCCTATTGGACTATGGGATTTAAACTATAGTCGTAAACCTGTTTATGGTGGATTTGCAAATGGCTTAGCTGGAAAAAGAGTCTTTACTCCTTCTAAAGAATAG
- a CDS encoding RagB/SusD family nutrient uptake outer membrane protein: MNSIKNIIEHERYVEFCGKYLRYFDLLRWGMADSKWLEPLKTLGWTEKAMYYPFPQNGQNNDPNLKGNDMNK; this comes from the coding sequence ATGAATAGTATAAAGAATATTATTGAGCATGAACGTTATGTCGAATTTTGCGGTAAATACTTGCGTTATTTCGATTTACTTCGTTGGGGTATGGCAGATTCTAAATGGCTTGAGCCTTTAAAAACATTAGGTTGGACGGAGAAGGCAATGTATTATCCTTTCCCACAGAATGGGCAGAACAATGATCCTAACCTGAAAGGTAATGATATGAATAAATAG